A genomic region of Arachis hypogaea cultivar Tifrunner chromosome 5, arahy.Tifrunner.gnm2.J5K5, whole genome shotgun sequence contains the following coding sequences:
- the LOC112801654 gene encoding probable methyltransferase TCM_000336 isoform X2, which produces MEILPLKGDHTQVHNQARTKERKKERAILFNQKKKKKEEEERKKMDVEKVFHMTGGVGKTSYAKNSSLQKKACDKVKHIILEAVEEVYLATTPKSIGIADLGCSSGPNTLSIIKDIFQAIQSISHKIMMHRRHHPHHLISDEFRVYLNDLPTNDFNSIFKALPEFHRLLRQDKNKDNNDGLIPSIFMGGYPGSFYGRLFPNSSLHFVHSSYSLHWLSRVPPALYDKEGNSLNKGCVYISESSPEVVQKAYLNQFQQDFSLFLRSRSEELVVDGRMVLIFLGRRGTEHVDKGNSFFWQILSRSFAILVSQEKKRQHNNNSSNKRMTIERKHAKKKKEERKEKERRT; this is translated from the exons ATGGAAATCTTACCTTTAAAAGGAGACCATACACAAGTTCACAACCAAGCTCGaacgaaagaaagaaagaaagaaagggctATTCTAttcaaccagaaaaaaaaaaaaaaagaagaagaagaaagaaaaaaaatggatgtAGAGAAAGTCTTCCACATGACTGGCGGAGTTGGCAAAACTAGCTATGCCAAGAATTCCTCACTACAG AAGAAGGCATGTGATAAGGTGAAGCACATAATTTTAGAAGCCGTTGAGGAGGTTTACCTTGCAACAACTCCAAAGAGCATAGGCATTGCTGACTTGGGTTGTTCATCTGGTCCCAACACTCTCTCAATAATCAAGGACATATTTCAAGCAATTCAAAGCATAAGCCACAAGATCATGATGCACCGCCGCCACCATCCCCACCACCTTATCTCGGATGAGTTCAGGGTTTACCTAAATGATCTCCCAACCAATGACTTCAACTCAATTTTCAAGGCCTTGCCTGAGTTCCACAGGCTTCTTAGGCAAGACAAGAATAAAGATAATAATGATGGGTTGATACCTTCCATTTTCATGGGAGGTTACCCTGGCTCTTTTTATGGAAGACTGTTCCCAAACAGTTCTTTGCACTTTGTCCACTCCTCCTACAGTTTACACTGGCTTTCAAGG GTTCCACCAGCACTATATGACAAGGAGGGAAATTCATTGAACAAAGGGTGTGTATACATTTCAGAGTCAAGCCCTGAAGTGGTTCAAAAAGCATACTTGAATCAGTTCCAACAGGATTTTTCATTGTTCTTAAGATCAAGGTCTGAAGAACTAGTTGTGGATGGGAGGATGGTACTCATATTTCTGGGAAGGAGAGGCACAGAACATGTTGATAAAGGCAACTCTTTCTTCTGGCAGATTCTTTCTCGTTCATTTGCTATTCTTGTCTCACAG gagaaaaagagacaacacaacaacaacagcagcaatAAAAGAATGACGATTGAGAGAAAAcatgcgaagaagaagaaggaggaacgcaaagaaaaagaaagaagaacgtga
- the LOC112801654 gene encoding probable methyltransferase TCM_000336 isoform X1: protein MEILPLKGDHTQVHNQARTKERKKERAILFNQKKKKKEEEERKKMDVEKVFHMTGGVGKTSYAKNSSLQKKACDKVKHIILEAVEEVYLATTPKSIGIADLGCSSGPNTLSIIKDIFQAIQSISHKIMMHRRHHPHHLISDEFRVYLNDLPTNDFNSIFKALPEFHRLLRQDKNKDNNDGLIPSIFMGGYPGSFYGRLFPNSSLHFVHSSYSLHWLSRVPPALYDKEGNSLNKGCVYISESSPEVVQKAYLNQFQQDFSLFLRSRSEELVVDGRMVLIFLGRRGTEHVDKGNSFFWQILSRSFAILVSQGGIEQEKLDSYDVHFYAPSREEVEEEVRKQESIKLERLDTVEMDTIEQGIESYGTTVAKAVRAIQESMISSHFGEKILDALFDNFARLLDDEVVKEDIKPITFVLVLRKI from the exons ATGGAAATCTTACCTTTAAAAGGAGACCATACACAAGTTCACAACCAAGCTCGaacgaaagaaagaaagaaagaaagggctATTCTAttcaaccagaaaaaaaaaaaaaaagaagaagaagaaagaaaaaaaatggatgtAGAGAAAGTCTTCCACATGACTGGCGGAGTTGGCAAAACTAGCTATGCCAAGAATTCCTCACTACAG AAGAAGGCATGTGATAAGGTGAAGCACATAATTTTAGAAGCCGTTGAGGAGGTTTACCTTGCAACAACTCCAAAGAGCATAGGCATTGCTGACTTGGGTTGTTCATCTGGTCCCAACACTCTCTCAATAATCAAGGACATATTTCAAGCAATTCAAAGCATAAGCCACAAGATCATGATGCACCGCCGCCACCATCCCCACCACCTTATCTCGGATGAGTTCAGGGTTTACCTAAATGATCTCCCAACCAATGACTTCAACTCAATTTTCAAGGCCTTGCCTGAGTTCCACAGGCTTCTTAGGCAAGACAAGAATAAAGATAATAATGATGGGTTGATACCTTCCATTTTCATGGGAGGTTACCCTGGCTCTTTTTATGGAAGACTGTTCCCAAACAGTTCTTTGCACTTTGTCCACTCCTCCTACAGTTTACACTGGCTTTCAAGG GTTCCACCAGCACTATATGACAAGGAGGGAAATTCATTGAACAAAGGGTGTGTATACATTTCAGAGTCAAGCCCTGAAGTGGTTCAAAAAGCATACTTGAATCAGTTCCAACAGGATTTTTCATTGTTCTTAAGATCAAGGTCTGAAGAACTAGTTGTGGATGGGAGGATGGTACTCATATTTCTGGGAAGGAGAGGCACAGAACATGTTGATAAAGGCAACTCTTTCTTCTGGCAGATTCTTTCTCGTTCATTTGCTATTCTTGTCTCACAG GGAGGAATAGAACAAGAGAAGCTTGATTCATATGATGTGCATTTCTATGCACCTTCAAgggaagaagtagaagaggagGTTAGAAAACAAGAGTCAATAAAATTGGAGAGGCTAGATACCGTTGAGATGGATACAATTGAACAAGGCATTGAAAGCTATGGTACAACGGTTGCAAAGGCGGTGAGAGCCATCCAAGAATCAATGATCTCAAGCCACTTTGGGGAAAAGATCTTAGACGCTTTGTTTGATAATTTTGCTAGACTTTTGGATGATGAAGTGGTCAAGGAGGACATAAAACCCATCACTTTTGTTCTGGTTCTTAGAAAAATATGA
- the LOC112801654 gene encoding probable methyltransferase TCM_000336 isoform X3: protein MEILPLKGDHTQVHNQARTKERKKERAILFNQKKKKKEEEERKKMDVEKVFHMTGGVGKTSYAKNSSLQKKACDKVKHIILEAVEEVYLATTPKSIGIADLGCSSGPNTLSIIKDIFQAIQSISHKIMMHRRHHPHHLISDEFRVYLNDLPTNDFNSIFKALPEFHRLLRQDKNKDNNDGLIPSIFMGGYPGSFYGRLFPNSSLHFVHSSYSLHWLSRVPPALYDKEGNSLNKGCVYISESSPEVVQKAYLNQFQQDFSLFLRSRSEELVVDGRMVLIFLGRRGTEHVDKGNSFFWQILSRSFAILVSQVFFD, encoded by the exons ATGGAAATCTTACCTTTAAAAGGAGACCATACACAAGTTCACAACCAAGCTCGaacgaaagaaagaaagaaagaaagggctATTCTAttcaaccagaaaaaaaaaaaaaaagaagaagaagaaagaaaaaaaatggatgtAGAGAAAGTCTTCCACATGACTGGCGGAGTTGGCAAAACTAGCTATGCCAAGAATTCCTCACTACAG AAGAAGGCATGTGATAAGGTGAAGCACATAATTTTAGAAGCCGTTGAGGAGGTTTACCTTGCAACAACTCCAAAGAGCATAGGCATTGCTGACTTGGGTTGTTCATCTGGTCCCAACACTCTCTCAATAATCAAGGACATATTTCAAGCAATTCAAAGCATAAGCCACAAGATCATGATGCACCGCCGCCACCATCCCCACCACCTTATCTCGGATGAGTTCAGGGTTTACCTAAATGATCTCCCAACCAATGACTTCAACTCAATTTTCAAGGCCTTGCCTGAGTTCCACAGGCTTCTTAGGCAAGACAAGAATAAAGATAATAATGATGGGTTGATACCTTCCATTTTCATGGGAGGTTACCCTGGCTCTTTTTATGGAAGACTGTTCCCAAACAGTTCTTTGCACTTTGTCCACTCCTCCTACAGTTTACACTGGCTTTCAAGG GTTCCACCAGCACTATATGACAAGGAGGGAAATTCATTGAACAAAGGGTGTGTATACATTTCAGAGTCAAGCCCTGAAGTGGTTCAAAAAGCATACTTGAATCAGTTCCAACAGGATTTTTCATTGTTCTTAAGATCAAGGTCTGAAGAACTAGTTGTGGATGGGAGGATGGTACTCATATTTCTGGGAAGGAGAGGCACAGAACATGTTGATAAAGGCAACTCTTTCTTCTGGCAGATTCTTTCTCGTTCATTTGCTATTCTTGTCTCACAG gtattttttgactga